In Drechmeria coniospora strain ARSEF 6962 chromosome 03, whole genome shotgun sequence, the DNA window GGCGCCGCGAGCACGAAGCTCCGAGGACCCCGGGGCGCACCTAGCTTGGACGATTTCGCCTTGGCAAAGGACGAGAAGACGGTGCGACTCTCGCGAACGAGGTCGACCAACTCTTGCGTCTTCCTACAACGCGTAGCACCATCGTCAGTCATCGGCAGCCGTCGGAGAGAAGGGGGCGTCATAGATCAATGACGACGGGGGGGCCCAAGGGAAGGGGGGAACCGACTTCTCATCCCGGTAGAGCTCGCCTAGGCTCACCAGCGCCGACTCGTACTCTCGGGTCGCGGCGTCGGAAGTAGCCTGGGGCGCCTTGGAGGTGATGTCCTTGTAGATGGCCTCTGCTTTTCTCGGATCCATCTTGGCCAGCTTCTGGGCTTCCAGAAGCCGGCTcgagtcggcggccgccatggtGACTGTGTGGCGTGTGGTGCGGTGCGGATTGGCGTGAGgagaggccggcgccgcttCGACAGACGGGTGGGAGGTAGGTATGCTTCAAGGGCagaaggaggcggcgttGACGATGATGTTGGAGGGTCGCGTTTGGAGCGTCGTGGTTTGTGGTTTGAGGTGAATCCGATCTGCCACCATGTTCGCTCCCCTGCCTGTCCAAACTCACTGTCGTAGGCACCTGAGGAACAGTcgtaagtacagctacataGTGCCACTGTAGGggggtgtactgtaagtacataaaCACCTATTTGCTGTACTGCAGGTACCAAGCTCTAGGTAGAAGCCACACATCGTGTCAAGCCACAACGGGTAGGGACCCTGAACTCGGCGTAGCCAGCTTATTCGCGGGCCGGAGTTGATCCGCCACCATCAACCtgtatagtaagtacttacttgcttactgtacttgcatgtgtacagtacttgtgttagtactagtacttcgTACTAAATACTCATAAATgccgtgtacatgtaagtactgtacttcacACTTGTACTCCCCGGCCCGAACGCCCCGGCCTCGGGTCAAAAAATCCATGCGCAACGATAGCTTCGACTGTATCCATCGCCCCAAAATCATCCCAGCGTGTGACCTGTTCGAGCGAATTTGCCCTGCATCCTTTCCTTCCACATCCCTTTCCGCGTCCCTCTCCATCCATATCCTTCTTCGCGCTTCGCAATGCTTCGACAGGCCCTCTCCGCTTCGTCCAGAGCGCTTCGCTCCGGACCCAGACAAGCAATCGTCAGCAGGCCCTTGGCCATTCCACGACGGCAATGCCAAACGGCCATCCCATGGAGGCCAACGCCGTGCGAGGCCGTTAGGTGGTAcagcgaggccaaggaggctcCAGCTGAGCCTGCCAAGAACGGAAAGGACGGCAAGGAAACCTCCGGCGGGAACGGCGAGACGGACGCTTTGGCCGAGCTCAAGAAAGCTCTCGAGGCAAAGGACAACGAAGCAAAGGAGTGGAAGGTTCGTCACGCAGCACGGCTTTGAAAGCAAAATGCCACGGAAAAGGTCGCCGTCAGAGACCTCGCTGACTTCAGGGTCTCCCCCACGTCAACAGGACAAGTGCCTCCGCACCGTAGCCGACTTCCGCAACCTTCAGGACCGCACCCAGCGCGAGGTCAAGACGGCGCGCGACTTTGCCATCCAAAAGTTCGCCAAGGACCTTGTCGACAGCGTCGACAACCTCGACCGCGCCCTCACCACCGTCCCCGCCGACCGGCtcaccgcctcggccgaccaaccgtcgtcggcccacCTCCAGGACCTCGTCAACCTGTACGAAGGCATCAAGATGACGGAGAACATCCTCGTCCAGACGCTGGCGAagcatggcctcgagcgcctggACCCCCACGGCGACAAGTTCAACCCCAACG includes these proteins:
- a CDS encoding mitochondrial co-chaperone GrpE, with the protein product MLRQALSASSRALRSGPRQAIVSRPLAIPRRQCQTAIPWRPTPCEAVRWYSEAKEAPAEPAKNGKDGKETSGGNGETDALAELKKALEAKDNEAKEWKDKCLRTVADFRNLQDRTQREVKTARDFAIQKFAKDLVDSVDNLDRALTTVPADRLTASADQPSSAHLQDLVNLYEGIKMTENILVQTLAKHGLERLDPHGDKFNPNEHEATFMAPQPEKENNTVFHVQQKGFKLNGRVLRAAKVGVVKNS